Proteins encoded by one window of Cylindrospermum stagnale PCC 7417:
- a CDS encoding LysR family transcriptional regulator yields MSDLPFTLDQLRILKAIAVEGSFKRAADSLYVSQPAVSLQVQNLERQLDVPLFDRGGRRAQLTEAGHLLLSYGEKILSLCQETCRAIEDLQNLQGGTLIVGASQTTGTYLLPKMIGMFRQKYPDVAVQLHVHSTRRTAWSVANGQVDLAIIGGEIPGELTESLEILPYAEDELALILPVFHPFAKLETIQKEDLYKLQFISLDSQSTIRKVIDQVLARGEIDTRRFKIEMELNSIEAIKNAVQSGLGAAFVSTSAIAKELQMGVLHCAPIEGVVVKRTLWLIFNPNRYRSKAAEAFSQEILPQFATPGWNKDVLKLTQKSLAVNALDAAAPRSSDAS; encoded by the coding sequence ATGTCTGACCTTCCTTTCACTTTAGATCAGTTACGTATTCTGAAAGCGATCGCTGTAGAAGGAAGCTTCAAGCGTGCCGCTGATAGTCTTTACGTCTCCCAACCTGCCGTCAGTTTACAAGTCCAAAATCTAGAACGGCAGCTGGATGTCCCTTTATTCGACCGTGGAGGACGTCGCGCACAACTAACCGAAGCAGGGCATCTACTTCTCAGCTACGGTGAAAAAATCCTCAGTCTGTGCCAGGAAACATGCCGCGCTATTGAAGATTTACAAAATCTCCAAGGTGGTACTTTGATTGTCGGCGCTTCTCAAACTACTGGCACTTATCTTTTGCCAAAAATGATTGGCATGTTTCGGCAAAAGTATCCAGATGTGGCAGTACAGTTACATGTTCACTCCACTAGACGGACTGCATGGAGTGTAGCTAACGGACAGGTAGATCTAGCGATTATCGGTGGCGAAATTCCCGGTGAACTGACAGAATCTTTGGAAATTCTGCCCTACGCTGAGGATGAGTTAGCGCTGATTTTACCTGTATTCCATCCCTTTGCCAAACTGGAAACGATCCAAAAAGAAGACCTATATAAATTACAATTCATTTCTCTAGATTCCCAATCGACCATCCGCAAAGTCATTGACCAGGTGCTAGCACGCGGTGAGATTGATACTAGGCGTTTTAAAATTGAAATGGAACTAAATTCCATAGAAGCCATTAAAAATGCCGTGCAATCGGGTTTGGGAGCGGCTTTTGTCTCTACCTCAGCGATCGCTAAAGAATTACAAATGGGCGTGCTACATTGTGCCCCCATTGAAGGTGTTGTTGTTAAGCGAACACTGTGGCTGATTTTTAATCCCAATCGTTATCGATCCAAGGCCGCAGAAGCATTTAGCCAGGAAATTCTCCCCCAGTTTGCTACTCCTGGATGGAATAAAGATGTGTTAAAATTAACACAAAAAAGTCTAGCAGTAAATGCATTGGATGCAGCAGCGCCCCGATCCTCTGACGCTAGCTAA
- the polA gene encoding DNA polymerase I, producing the protein MSENFANHLTNDSATTTRPTFILVDGHSLAYRSYFAFAKGRDGGLRTKAGVPTSICFGFLKSLLEVMATQQPQAMAIAFDLGDTTFRHQADDTYKAGRPETPEDFIPDLANLQELLSGFNLPVLTASGYEADDILGTLAQRTAAAGYRVKILTGDRDLFQLIDTDKQITVLYFSPDAWKRSTSSITEFSAEQVKEKLGVFPSQVVDFKALCGDKSDNIPGVRGIGEKTAVQLLNAYNSLENIYAVLDQIKGATQKKLAEGKEDAKISRFLAKIVLDVPLELDLEDCKLTGFDASILTPILEKLELNKFLGKINEIQQQFGGKVAETPAVETAATLNADEDDDLSFYSASETAEVQRQTALPIQPQIINTEAKLNELVKILEKFTNSETPVAWDTETTALEPRDATLVGIGCCWGTEPDEVAYIPLNHKMGENLNQDLALTALRPILESADYPKTLQNAKFDRLILRCQGINLAGVVFDPMLASYVLNPDTTHNLTDLSQRYLGLTAKSYLELVPKGKTIADISIPAVADYCGMDVYTTFRLVPKLREELEKIPTLHKLLLEVEQPLEVVLAEMEYTGVRINSAYLQELSQHLETELAKLEEKATEIAGEKFNLGSPKQLSQILFEKLGLSNKHSRKIQSGYSTDAATLERLQEVDQTGFVEAIIEYRTLSKLKSTYVDALPALVRADTQRVHTDFNQAATSTGRLSSSNPNLQNIPIRTAFSRQIRKAFLPEPGCLMVAADYSQIELRILAHLSQEPILVQAYQQNEDIHTVTARLVFEKEDITSDERRLAKTINFGVIYGMGSLRFARSTGVDKNNANEFIKRFNERYPKVFAYLEKVKKEAIAQGYVETILGRRRYFDFTSNSLRQLKNSNLEEINLSKLKNLGAYDAGLLRSAANAPIQGSSADIIKIAMVRLHEVLKKYQARLLLQVHDELVFEVPPQEWEELQPQIKSVMENAVSLSVPLVVDVRAGENWMEMT; encoded by the coding sequence ATGTCCGAAAATTTTGCTAACCACTTGACGAACGATTCTGCAACCACAACAAGGCCCACGTTCATCCTCGTAGATGGACATTCCCTCGCTTATCGTTCATACTTCGCTTTTGCCAAAGGCAGAGACGGAGGACTGCGGACAAAGGCGGGGGTTCCTACCAGTATATGTTTTGGCTTTCTGAAGTCACTGCTGGAGGTAATGGCCACACAACAGCCACAAGCAATGGCGATCGCCTTTGATTTGGGTGATACAACCTTCCGCCATCAAGCTGATGATACCTATAAAGCAGGTCGTCCGGAAACACCAGAAGACTTTATTCCCGACTTGGCAAACTTGCAAGAGTTGCTGAGTGGCTTCAACTTGCCTGTATTAACGGCTTCAGGTTACGAAGCAGACGATATCTTGGGAACCTTAGCACAAAGAACTGCTGCGGCTGGGTATAGAGTCAAGATTCTCACAGGCGATCGCGATTTATTTCAACTGATCGACACTGACAAACAAATCACCGTCCTGTATTTTAGTCCAGATGCCTGGAAGCGTTCCACATCTAGCATTACTGAATTTAGTGCAGAACAAGTAAAAGAAAAATTAGGCGTCTTTCCTTCGCAAGTTGTCGATTTCAAAGCTCTGTGCGGTGATAAATCTGATAATATTCCTGGAGTCAGAGGCATTGGCGAAAAAACAGCAGTACAGCTGCTTAATGCCTACAATTCCCTAGAAAATATTTATGCTGTATTAGACCAAATTAAAGGCGCTACTCAGAAAAAACTGGCAGAAGGTAAAGAAGATGCCAAAATATCCCGTTTTTTAGCAAAAATAGTTCTTGATGTGCCGCTAGAACTTGATTTAGAAGATTGTAAATTAACAGGGTTTGATGCCAGCATCCTGACACCAATTTTAGAAAAATTAGAATTAAATAAATTCTTAGGCAAAATTAACGAAATCCAGCAGCAATTTGGTGGCAAAGTTGCAGAAACTCCAGCCGTAGAAACAGCAGCAACACTCAACGCTGATGAAGATGATGATTTGTCGTTTTACAGTGCTAGCGAGACAGCAGAAGTTCAACGACAAACAGCTTTACCAATTCAACCACAAATCATCAACACTGAAGCCAAACTAAATGAATTGGTAAAAATTCTAGAAAAATTTACCAATTCAGAAACACCCGTTGCTTGGGATACTGAAACCACTGCTTTAGAACCAAGAGATGCTACTTTAGTGGGAATTGGCTGCTGCTGGGGAACCGAACCAGATGAAGTTGCCTATATTCCCTTAAATCACAAAATGGGGGAAAATCTCAATCAAGATTTAGCATTGACAGCACTACGTCCAATTCTTGAAAGTGCTGATTATCCCAAAACTTTACAAAATGCGAAATTTGACCGTTTAATCCTCCGGTGTCAAGGAATTAATTTGGCAGGAGTAGTGTTTGATCCCATGCTGGCGAGTTATGTGTTAAATCCAGATACTACCCATAATTTGACTGATTTGTCGCAGAGATACTTGGGATTAACTGCTAAAAGTTATTTAGAGTTAGTTCCTAAAGGCAAAACCATCGCTGATATCAGCATTCCTGCTGTAGCAGATTACTGCGGTATGGATGTTTATACGACATTTAGATTAGTACCAAAACTGCGAGAGGAACTAGAGAAAATTCCTACTTTACACAAGCTATTACTAGAGGTAGAACAACCGCTAGAAGTGGTTTTAGCGGAAATGGAATATACAGGAGTTCGGATTAATTCAGCTTATCTCCAAGAACTTTCCCAGCATTTAGAAACAGAGTTAGCCAAGTTAGAAGAGAAAGCTACTGAAATTGCTGGAGAAAAATTTAATTTGGGTTCCCCCAAACAGTTGAGCCAGATTTTATTTGAAAAATTGGGATTAAGCAACAAGCATTCTCGGAAAATCCAAAGTGGTTATTCTACGGATGCAGCGACATTGGAAAGACTCCAAGAAGTTGATCAAACTGGTTTTGTTGAAGCCATCATTGAGTACCGCACTCTATCGAAATTAAAATCTACTTACGTGGATGCACTACCAGCATTAGTACGTGCAGATACCCAGAGAGTGCATACGGATTTTAATCAAGCTGCGACATCAACAGGTAGGCTATCTTCTTCTAATCCCAATTTGCAAAATATCCCGATTCGCACTGCTTTTAGTCGCCAAATTCGCAAGGCGTTTTTGCCAGAACCAGGTTGTTTAATGGTAGCGGCTGATTACTCACAAATTGAATTGCGAATTTTGGCTCATTTGAGTCAAGAACCTATATTAGTGCAAGCATATCAACAGAATGAAGATATTCACACCGTAACAGCACGGTTGGTATTTGAAAAAGAAGATATTACGTCAGATGAACGAAGATTAGCGAAAACCATTAACTTCGGTGTAATTTATGGAATGGGTTCTCTAAGGTTTGCGCGTTCAACAGGTGTAGATAAAAATAATGCGAATGAGTTTATTAAGCGATTTAACGAACGATACCCCAAAGTTTTTGCCTATTTGGAGAAAGTAAAAAAAGAAGCGATTGCTCAAGGTTATGTAGAAACTATTCTTGGTAGAAGGCGTTATTTTGATTTTACTAGCAATAGTTTACGCCAGTTAAAAAATAGCAATCTAGAAGAGATTAATTTAAGTAAATTAAAGAATTTGGGTGCTTATGATGCAGGGTTACTGCGTTCTGCTGCTAATGCACCAATTCAAGGTTCCAGCGCTGATATTATCAAAATTGCCATGGTGAGATTGCATGAGGTTTTAAAGAAATATCAAGCGCGTTTGTTGTTGCAAGTTCACGATGAATTGGTGTTTGAAGTTCCTCCTCAAGAGTGGGAAGAATTACAACCACAAATTAAGTCGGTGATGGAAAATGCTGTTTCTTTAAGTGTACCGCTGGTGGTAGATGTGCGTGCCGGTGAGAATTGGATGGAGATGACGTAG
- a CDS encoding NnrU family protein: MMLNPWFTSSHFVMLGLQLAFAIAHSGGAALRPWAEKLIGPRLYRIFFALISLPLAVILITYFINHRYDGLQLWQVQGVPGVGAVVWVLSAISFLFLYPATFNLLEIAAIQKPQVHLYETGIIRITRHPQMVGQIIWCVAHTLWLGTSFTLMTSIGLVLHHLFGVWHGDRRLCCRYGEAFEVVKQRTSTIPFKAIIDGRQSIKWEEFLRPAYLGVAIFVYLLSWAHPLLLSATSGIRW, encoded by the coding sequence ATGATGCTGAATCCTTGGTTTACCTCCAGTCATTTTGTCATGCTGGGGTTGCAATTAGCTTTTGCGATCGCCCACAGTGGCGGAGCAGCCTTGCGCCCTTGGGCAGAAAAGCTTATCGGACCAAGGCTTTATCGCATTTTCTTTGCATTAATCAGTCTACCGTTGGCTGTAATATTAATTACCTACTTTATTAACCATCGTTATGATGGCTTGCAACTTTGGCAGGTGCAAGGTGTACCTGGCGTGGGAGCAGTAGTTTGGGTGCTGTCCGCGATTTCGTTTTTGTTTTTATATCCTGCCACCTTCAATCTACTAGAAATTGCTGCCATTCAAAAGCCCCAAGTCCACCTCTACGAGACAGGAATAATTCGTATTACCCGTCATCCCCAGATGGTGGGGCAAATAATTTGGTGTGTTGCCCATACTCTCTGGCTAGGTACTAGCTTTACTTTGATGACTTCGATCGGGTTGGTGTTGCATCACCTGTTTGGGGTTTGGCATGGTGATCGTCGCCTATGCTGCCGCTATGGAGAAGCCTTTGAAGTGGTCAAACAGCGAACTTCAACTATTCCCTTTAAAGCAATTATTGACGGTCGTCAATCTATCAAATGGGAGGAATTTTTGCGTCCTGCCTATTTAGGAGTTGCCATTTTTGTGTACTTGCTTTCGTGGGCGCATCCTCTGTTGCTGTCAGCTACTAGTGGGATAAGATGGTAG
- a CDS encoding DUF6575 domain-containing protein encodes MNLLPQFPPLVNLEIIEVYEYYDGPCLFSCQNTSGEIFMAVWIDETKEFKTWLYIPMSQRRLGNIRSGNINLHDAFRSSEDGFVYKVIISYDASPDRLETIFSENLIGEWLPMSG; translated from the coding sequence ATGAATCTATTACCACAATTCCCACCTCTAGTAAATCTGGAAATCATCGAGGTGTACGAGTATTATGATGGCCCATGCCTGTTTAGCTGTCAAAATACTTCAGGAGAGATTTTCATGGCAGTTTGGATAGATGAAACAAAAGAGTTCAAGACATGGCTTTATATTCCAATGTCTCAACGGAGATTGGGAAATATTCGCTCTGGCAATATTAATCTACACGATGCTTTTAGAAGTTCAGAAGACGGTTTTGTTTATAAAGTCATAATTTCCTATGATGCTAGTCCTGATAGACTAGAAACGATCTTTTCTGAAAATTTAATTGGTGAGTGGCTACCAATGTCTGGGTAA
- a CDS encoding Crp/Fnr family transcriptional regulator, which produces MSSLSSAERSLLPMQSPSSFSEASRPFLTWQRILDWAQEHYRCRTFSKDERIPARPGLLYLVQRGAIRMVGTAQVSATASQLTSRRINRTPEEAFLGFVGAGQPFEIVAQSPFTLQAYAHVDQTAVLWMYWHDLDNWPHFRREVMDAFRYQHQRKLLWLSALGQRRTIDRLLGFLTLLIEEYGEPAMSETDPDVIRGYCLPFPLTHAQIGSAIGSTRVTVTRLMGKLRQRGLILTQGDNLICLPAESINRAS; this is translated from the coding sequence ATGTCGTCTTTGTCTTCAGCCGAACGCTCTTTGTTACCTATGCAATCTCCATCTTCCTTCTCCGAGGCATCACGGCCTTTCTTAACTTGGCAACGAATTCTTGATTGGGCCCAAGAACACTACCGCTGCCGCACCTTCAGCAAAGATGAGCGCATTCCAGCTAGACCTGGATTGCTATATCTAGTGCAAAGGGGTGCAATCCGCATGGTAGGAACCGCCCAAGTTAGTGCTACTGCCAGTCAGCTAACGTCTCGACGAATCAACAGAACCCCAGAAGAAGCTTTCTTGGGTTTTGTGGGAGCGGGACAGCCTTTTGAAATTGTTGCCCAGTCACCGTTCACACTCCAGGCTTATGCCCACGTTGACCAAACTGCGGTGCTGTGGATGTACTGGCATGATTTAGATAACTGGCCTCACTTCCGTCGTGAAGTCATGGACGCCTTTAGATATCAGCACCAGCGTAAGCTGTTGTGGCTGAGTGCCTTAGGACAACGACGCACAATTGACCGACTCTTAGGATTTCTCACATTGTTAATTGAGGAATATGGAGAGCCAGCAATGAGCGAAACTGACCCCGATGTGATTCGCGGCTATTGTCTGCCGTTCCCCCTCACTCATGCCCAAATTGGTAGCGCGATTGGTTCAACTCGTGTCACCGTCACCCGGTTGATGGGCAAGTTGCGTCAACGCGGCTTAATCCTCACCCAAGGTGATAATCTTATTTGCTTGCCAGCAGAGTCGATTAATAGAGCCAGCTAA
- a CDS encoding Cof-type HAD-IIB family hydrolase, which translates to MSKHNPSDIKLLVLDIDGTIAGQSNNLSKSVKQAIAAAQARGIQVAIATGRMYCSALRFHQEISSTLPLLAYQGAWIQDPSTQKIYRHLAVSREIAQQLLDYFEQSHLRSLLSVHFYINDQLYVRELTRESQLYAERSGITPIPVGDLRQVLTNEPTKVLALCDDTDVIHELLSNLRRQYTPAELYLTTSVATFLEATNALVSKGTAVGYLAEKLLGLQRANVMTIGDNFNDVEMLEYAGISVAMGNAPAAVKAIAQWVAPSVEEDGAAVAIEKFLLGVR; encoded by the coding sequence ATGTCAAAGCACAACCCTAGTGATATTAAGCTATTAGTTTTAGATATAGATGGTACGATCGCTGGCCAATCTAACAACTTGAGCAAATCTGTAAAGCAAGCGATTGCTGCGGCGCAAGCACGAGGGATTCAAGTAGCGATCGCCACGGGACGGATGTATTGTTCAGCTTTGCGTTTCCACCAAGAAATTAGCTCCACCCTGCCATTACTAGCTTATCAGGGAGCCTGGATTCAAGACCCAAGCACTCAAAAAATTTATCGCCATTTGGCTGTTTCTAGGGAGATTGCACAGCAATTACTAGACTATTTTGAACAATCCCATTTGCGATCGCTTCTATCTGTCCACTTCTACATCAATGACCAGCTTTATGTGCGGGAGTTAACCAGAGAAAGCCAACTTTATGCTGAACGTTCTGGTATTACCCCAATTCCCGTAGGCGATTTGCGTCAAGTTTTAACAAATGAACCAACTAAAGTCCTAGCTTTGTGCGATGACACAGACGTGATCCACGAACTTCTGAGCAATTTGCGCCGTCAATACACACCCGCCGAACTTTACCTGACAACATCTGTAGCTACCTTTTTGGAAGCGACTAACGCTTTGGTCAGTAAGGGAACTGCTGTAGGTTATCTAGCCGAAAAACTGCTGGGATTACAAAGAGCCAACGTGATGACAATTGGCGATAACTTCAACGACGTAGAAATGCTGGAGTATGCTGGCATTAGCGTTGCTATGGGCAACGCACCGGCGGCGGTTAAAGCGATCGCTCAGTGGGTAGCTCCTAGCGTGGAGGAAGACGGAGCCGCAGTGGCAATCGAAAAATTTTTGCTTGGAGTAAGGTAA
- a CDS encoding protein kinase domain-containing protein, which yields MKIYCTRPRCPRPQNFFVDLDDITTLKTTQQKYCITCGMPLILDGRYVPNKLLGRGGFGAAFLAGDRRIPGMRPCVVKQFQPAGNLTSNQLQLAQQLFEREADVLAQIGNEHEQIPGLFAFFPVIVQSLQPGQQDQFFYLVQEYINGQDLEQELAQKGKFSEAEVLEVLREILKVLNFVHHKSIIHRDIKPSNIMRRQDGRVFLLDFGAVKQVTNAPSGAAASSTGVYSMGFAPPEQMAGGQVFPSTDLYALAVTVVTLLTGQEATQLFDAYSNQLKWRSLATVSHRLAEILDKMLMPAPNQRFQSAQEVLDALEPGNTQPPLPLPIKRQPAFSTWELLGGAAFSGFEGALIAIALLGLVGNPIITLAISAVILGILIFSQTRRWIEKFDLLIIPGISFALIFFIPLFRGVLGIQDVVILAVTASLIAVALTALFRLIYKFLSLLL from the coding sequence ATGAAAATTTACTGCACTCGTCCACGCTGCCCCCGCCCACAAAATTTTTTTGTGGACTTAGATGATATTACAACGCTGAAAACAACCCAGCAAAAATATTGCATCACCTGTGGTATGCCACTAATATTAGATGGTCGCTATGTGCCAAATAAGTTGCTGGGAAGAGGGGGGTTTGGAGCAGCCTTTTTGGCAGGCGATCGCCGGATTCCCGGAATGCGCCCATGCGTAGTTAAGCAGTTCCAACCGGCGGGAAATTTAACTTCAAATCAACTGCAACTAGCACAACAGTTATTTGAAAGAGAAGCAGACGTTTTAGCGCAAATAGGCAACGAACACGAGCAAATTCCTGGCTTGTTTGCTTTCTTTCCAGTCATAGTCCAGAGCTTGCAACCAGGGCAGCAGGACCAGTTTTTTTACTTAGTACAAGAATATATTAATGGGCAAGACCTAGAGCAAGAATTAGCTCAAAAAGGCAAATTTTCTGAAGCAGAAGTTTTGGAAGTACTCAGGGAAATTCTCAAAGTCCTGAATTTTGTTCATCACAAAAGCATTATCCACAGAGATATTAAACCATCTAACATCATGCGCCGTCAGGACGGTAGAGTTTTCCTGCTAGATTTTGGTGCAGTCAAGCAAGTTACAAACGCGCCTTCTGGTGCTGCTGCTTCTTCCACAGGAGTTTATTCTATGGGATTTGCACCACCTGAGCAAATGGCTGGAGGTCAAGTATTCCCATCTACAGATTTATACGCTTTGGCTGTAACTGTTGTCACCTTGCTGACAGGACAGGAAGCAACTCAGCTATTTGATGCTTATAGTAACCAATTGAAGTGGCGCTCACTAGCAACTGTCAGCCACCGTTTAGCTGAGATCTTAGACAAGATGCTCATGCCTGCTCCTAATCAACGCTTTCAGTCAGCTCAGGAGGTTTTGGACGCGCTAGAACCAGGCAACACACAACCACCACTACCATTGCCAATAAAGCGCCAACCAGCTTTTTCTACATGGGAATTGTTAGGTGGAGCGGCATTTAGTGGATTTGAGGGTGCATTGATCGCGATCGCCCTTTTGGGTCTGGTAGGTAACCCCATCATTACTTTGGCTATTTCAGCGGTGATTTTGGGGATACTAATTTTTTCCCAAACAAGGCGCTGGATTGAAAAGTTTGATTTGTTGATTATTCCAGGTATTAGTTTTGCTTTGATATTTTTTATTCCCTTGTTTCGAGGCGTTCTTGGTATTCAAGACGTAGTGATTTTAGCAGTTACTGCTAGTTTGATAGCCGTTGCCCTAACAGCACTATTTCGTCTTATTTATAAATTTTTATCTCTTCTGCTTTAA
- a CDS encoding DALR anticodon-binding domain-containing protein has product MHQKLLVSKYAAIKQIVYSQLVTALNIYTSNGAIVGIEDGKIPLFKGRDDGQILYISGVALRLSKSQNSKAMEIAGGIAAHLLATSSDFFYVQIVPPGWIHLELTHSTLAVWLQSLAVGIACLEKVQAREVTLIQNSSRLFAIQYAHARCCSLVLLAHREGLINLSKSVSGSSPAIWDVIDQQPIPWLNCDDKLRLTHPNEAHLISELVQVVDDWALSDCSGSVNWEKAGLNLSQAFETFWCNCRIWGEVKNTSPKLTQARLGLLMATKFVLRSLLEEKLGVSALLEL; this is encoded by the coding sequence GTGCATCAGAAGCTACTCGTCAGTAAATATGCAGCCATTAAGCAGATAGTATACAGTCAATTGGTGACTGCCCTAAATATTTATACCAGTAATGGAGCAATTGTAGGCATAGAAGATGGAAAAATTCCTCTATTTAAAGGTAGAGACGATGGGCAAATCTTATATATTTCAGGTGTAGCTCTGCGGCTATCAAAATCTCAGAATTCAAAAGCTATGGAGATTGCTGGTGGGATTGCTGCTCACTTATTGGCGACATCTAGCGACTTTTTCTACGTCCAAATAGTTCCCCCAGGTTGGATTCATTTAGAATTGACCCACTCTACCTTAGCGGTTTGGCTGCAAAGTCTCGCAGTTGGCATTGCTTGCTTAGAGAAGGTTCAAGCCAGAGAAGTAACCCTAATCCAAAATTCTTCCAGATTGTTTGCTATTCAATACGCTCATGCACGCTGCTGTTCGCTAGTTCTGCTAGCTCATCGAGAGGGATTAATTAACTTGAGCAAATCTGTTTCAGGTAGTAGTCCAGCTATTTGGGATGTGATCGACCAACAGCCCATACCTTGGCTTAACTGTGATGACAAACTTCGCCTCACTCACCCAAATGAGGCTCATCTAATTTCTGAGTTGGTGCAAGTGGTAGACGATTGGGCACTTTCTGATTGTAGCGGCTCGGTTAACTGGGAAAAAGCAGGGCTAAATTTGAGCCAAGCTTTTGAAACCTTCTGGTGTAATTGCCGTATTTGGGGTGAGGTGAAAAATACCTCACCAAAGCTAACACAAGCAAGACTCGGACTGCTTATGGCTACTAAGTTTGTCTTAAGGTCTTTGCTGGAAGAAAAACTGGGGGTTTCTGCACTCTTGGAACTATAG
- a CDS encoding thioredoxin family protein, which yields MVLSVSERTFTQEVLESPIPVLVNFEAPWCGLCRIIHPLLLQFQAQCGEEIKLVGVNADQNFKLSNTYRLKSLPTLLLIENGMIRHRLEGFRGREDLRLALEEIRLSYSVSNKSYNSPKAADLECRSA from the coding sequence ATGGTGTTGTCGGTTAGTGAGCGGACATTTACTCAAGAAGTTTTAGAATCTCCAATTCCTGTTTTAGTTAATTTTGAAGCACCTTGGTGTGGCTTGTGTCGCATCATCCACCCGTTACTGTTGCAATTTCAAGCCCAATGTGGCGAGGAAATTAAGCTAGTTGGGGTTAATGCTGATCAAAATTTCAAACTGTCTAACACTTATAGACTTAAATCACTACCAACTTTACTGTTGATTGAAAATGGCATGATCCGGCATCGTCTGGAAGGTTTTCGCGGTAGAGAAGATCTACGTCTGGCTTTAGAAGAAATCAGACTCAGTTATAGCGTTAGTAATAAATCATACAATAGCCCAAAAGCAGCGGATTTGGAGTGTCGCTCAGCATAA